In Papaver somniferum cultivar HN1 chromosome 9, ASM357369v1, whole genome shotgun sequence, the genomic stretch tTAGAAGTGGATGCAACTTCAGACAAGTTGATACCAGAAGTGGAAGCAACTATCTCATTTTGActccaaaaaatattattttttaccTCTCGGGGGTATTTGTGCAAGGTCAACCAAAATAGATGATATTTATAACATTCTCAATTGTTTTAACGAACTAGAGCAAGAACCAATTCTTAGATGGGCCGAACTACAATTCTCTATTTAGGCAACTCTGTTAGTCCATGGATGCTTCTGAAATCCGAAATCCAAAGTCACTTCCAGCAGCAAATACCGGGTCGACTAGAGCAAATTTCCTAAGAGTTGAACATAGATTTTACGCCGGCCTGTCCGAGCCTTGCACAACTTGCACTACGGAAAGCAAATATTGTGGTTACCATATATAATTTATTTAGAACAAATATTTTGGTTACCCTTAGCTTAGCTACAATTAAGATTTTTACGTAAGTTAAGAGATGTTTGGATGCATTTTAATAAGTTGTTATTCGATTTTTAGAAGCAAGCAAATTAGAAGTTTGGTTGTCAATAAATTTTGAGATTGATTCCTACAAGTAAAATTGAAAACTTTTTGCGAAccaaatttgttttgttttttgactTCTGAAATCAACCTCCTCTTCTCATATCCAAACATTAAGCAAGGGGAAAAATCAAAAGCAAGCTAGAATACTTGGCTACACAGGGACATATACCATTCGtacaaattttgctcgaatccgCCATCCAAAAACCACAAGTACAAAGGCTAATAATGGGCCAAAAGGCTGTTTTACGCAGTTGGTTTCCGTCCCAAACAAGTGAGAAACCATAAGGCCACTGTGGTTGGGGTTTCGCTTGGCTATAGTTTAAATGTCGCCAAGCGAAATGAGAGTAAAGTTGCACCTACCTTCtttcttcatcttttcttttttccaaattttatgtTGATGGATCTAAATAATTATTATCTATGGATATGAAAAAGTTCAAGAGAGAAAAAATGAAGATATAATGGGAAAAAACGAAtttagtaaaataaaataattaaaagtgGGAAATAGGAGTAAAAATAGGTCAATACCGAAAATCTGGATATGGAAACtcaataaccgtccaaaaagttACGAAAACTGAATTCCCATTTTGGACCAAAAACAAAAGCTGAGTTTTCATAAAGTAATTCTTCAAACGAAAACTGATCATTTAGCTACAAAGTGGATCCATCTTTCCTGTAATGAAGCGAAATGACCACATTAAAGCCAAACAACGGGCCGTCATAGTTGGATTTCGCTATACTTAAGCTATAGCCAAGCATAAACATTTGTTTGGCCTAACTATTGCTTTCGGCGAACGCGGATAGAAATCATGCGCCATACTCTAACAGCATTAGTCAAGAAGTTACTTTGGGGTGAACTTCTTCGGATTGGCAATATTCTTTCTACCGACCGTTCGACTCTCAAAACCTAAAAGTCGATCGAACAGTTGATATACTTGAACAGAAGTACATGATGAATCACCGTTAATGAGTTAACGACGTCGATGTTTTCGAGCGTGTTCTGTAGATACcaaaaagaaaagtgaaaacccaaAGGTCTTCTTTCTTAAATTTACGCACCGTCCATTACGCTCCCACGAACAGCGAGGTCCCGCCACAATTCAAACTTTTTATGCCGACCAATGTTGTTTACCCATCTTTTCTTTTTGTCTTTTCAGTTAGTGCTCTTGCAGCCGTGGCCTCAACGTCTAACATCAACACTACAGTCCTTTTTAATATTGACCTGCATGCCCAGCCATTACCTAATCCACCAGTTTACCTGCCAACgaacttcttttttctctttttggaaGAAAATGAAGTAAGATTTCAGAAAGATTCGTAGAAATTGAAAGAGTATTACATGTAAATGAAAGAGTATTCAGTATAGTATACCTAGATAGGCCTTTTTTCTAGTGAGGAGGTTTTGAACACACATTTATATTCTTAAAGTGATTAATGCCAATCAAGATCGTATCTTTCAAATAAACTATAATCGTACTTATCTTTTAAGATTGTATTTacttaaaagaaagaaagaaagaaatataaTACGACTATACAAATTTAATTATTCAAATAAAAGTTGATTGTAGTAAAACTGTTCTTCATCCATATCCAacattttcaattcaaaaaaaaaaaaaaaaaaaagtgagcaTATCTCAGACTCATTTTCTATCTAATTGATTCTAATGTAATTAAATGTTATACACCAAAATTTATTAGACCATCTAATTGATTCTAATGTAATTAAATGTTATACACCAAAATTTATTAAACTCCAAAAAGAAACGAGAAAACGACGGAATGAAAAACATGATTGAAATATGGCCATCAAATCGTGACCAAACATGTAATACTTGAATATTGGAATAATGAACAGTTGGTGGGTTTtgaatatttttgttgtttcgtGTGTAAAACAATTACAttgaactcaaaaaaaaaaaagatttctctCTCGGAGCTTCAATGGAAGTAAGCTAGATTCTCTAATATTTCTCCAATACAAACATATAGTTCAAATTTGATAACTCTTTTTATTTCTCAGTCCAACAAAACCCCAAGAAAACCTTTAGgataattctcatccatctcatTTCTACTTGAATCTTTAAAATTTTCGAAAATGGTTCAGAGAAAGCAACCAGGCAAACTTTCTACCCCAATCGAAACCAAGAAGAGTTTTGTTAAATCCGACAAGCGATCCACCACAAACAAGCCGTTGGTTTCGTCTGCTTATTCTTCTCAAAATCAAGATGTCAGAAACAAAGGAGGAACtgatttgaagaagaaactgaaaaagtCTAGATCATTAAAGCTTTTGGATTTAGAAAACATAGAATCATCATCTCCTATAAAAGAGAAAGACAAATTTAAAAATTGTATCCAGTCTCCTGCAGTTGATCTACTAAAAACACCTACCAAGGTATCATCACCAGCTGCAACCAAGGTATTGGAAACTTCGCCGAATTACATGAAGTCTACTAGTAGTTCTAATGCGAGGAAAGAATGTTCACCGGTAAGTTCTTCACGCAGTTCACAAACTGTTTTTGATAGTAGAAATCAGAAGAGAAGAAATTCAAACAATTccaaatcttcttctttgtttccttctccTTCTGGTGAAAAACCAGGGAGAAGTTTAACAAAGAGTAATAGCTTGAAACCAGTAAGAACTTTAACAAAGACCACTAGTACAAAAGCAGGGAAGCCAAAGAAGAGTTCTACTGCTGTTCTGAATCAAAATATAAACATGAGTAGAGCTACCTGTTCCTCGACTTTAAAGGATTCGAAGTTCCCGAATTATTTGATGATTAATCCAGGAAGAAGTGAATCAGAAGGAACATCGGTTATGAAGGTTTGCCCATACACGTATTGTTCTCTTAATGGTCACCACCATGCTCCCTCACCTCCCTTGAAGTGCTTCTTGTCTGCAAAGAGACGTTTGCTGAGAACCCAGAGGAGTTTGAGATTGAAATCCTTATCCCCAGGTGGCACAAAACGACCTACCAAAGCCAAGAAAGAAACTGCTTCTGGTCAACTGGATTTCGAAGGAGACTCTTCAACCATAAAAACAGATTCCGTACAAGAAACAGGGATGAATTTCTTTGTAGAAATCTATGCTAAACCGAGAGAGACTGTTGATCGAAGAAGCAACCATGATGGGGAAGCAGAACAAATATACGGTACTACAACATCTGAAGCCCAAAATGGGTTCTTAAAATCAATTAGAGATGGAGCTGAAGCAGAAATTAATTGTGATTGCTGTTGTATTGAGACAAATAAATCAGGGAGCACGGTCCTGGTAGAGTCTGAATCGGATGAAGTAGTTGTTCAAACATCATCAGAATTGATCTGGGAAGAAGGGGAAGTTGTTACTCAACTTTTCACTGAAGAGGTTGCTTCTCCCAACCTAACTAATGAAGATATGCTGCAAAAAACTTCTCAAGAAAATATTGAAGGTTCAGATACGGAAACTGCTGATTTTGAATCATACGAAGCATATCTAATTTTGGAACTTGATGTATGCCAGGATCAGCTTTTTCTTGCAGAAGATACGCCTGAGGATCAGATTCACAAAGATAAAGAATCTCATCTGGATCATTTCTTCAGTGGCACAATCTCAAAATCTTCTGTTGACAAACCATGTGAGGAACTACCAGCATCTACTGGTGAAAAGAACGGAGTGCCAGATGTGGAAAATGATTTCTTCCAGGAGAATTTTCAACTAGGAGACCACGAAGTCCCCTTCCGTGCTGAGGTAATCGATGTGAACCCAAACGAAGAAGAGGAAATCAATTGCTTTGAGGATGATGCTCTAATTGATCACAGTCCGAGTTATCAAATTGCAGATCTTAATGCAGAAATTGGTCAGCAACCAGCACCAGGTGAACCTTATACAGAACTTGATGTatgcaaggatcaactttctttTGCAGAAGATACAGCCGAGGAACAAATACACACAGATAAAGAATCTCATCTAGATCATTGCCTCAGTGACACAATCTCTGAATCTTCTGACAAGCCACATGAGGAACTACCACCAGCTACTGGTGAAAAGAACGGAGTTTCAGACATGGAAAATGACTTCTTCCAGGAGAATTTTCAACTAGGAGACCATGAAGTCCCCTGTCGTGCTGATGTAATCGATGTGAACCTAAACGAAGAAGAGGAAAACGCTTGCTATGAAGATGATGCTCTCATCGATCAAAGTTCGAGTTCTCAAAATACAGATCTTAATGCAGAAATTGGTCAGGAACCAGCTCCAAGTGAACCTTATGTAGACCAATTACTTCTTGCCGCAGATTCTGAAGTTGGAGACGAAGAGGAGGGACCAATTGACAAAATTAATATAGAGATCGAGGTATGCCCAACCGAGTCACCACAACAAGATGATAAATGTGGTGTAAATGTTGAACATCCTCTTCTTCTTAATGATCAATCAAGTATCAACGGCATAGCAGAGAACAAGGAGCACACAAACAAAGATAAGGGTGAAAAAATGGATCATAACAGTGCAGGATTTAAACATGCGGAAGAACACAATGATCTCGAAAATTACAATCTCAATTGCATTGAACCTGGAATGATTGAGAACATTCAAGCGCAAGAACAGAAAGTGGAAACAGATGCAACAGAAACAACCCCTTGCAAGAGTAACTCCGACGACTCAGTGGCACAAACATCAATCATGAATGCAAGAAAGAAATCTCACCCAGAAGTGACGGAGATAAGTTGCAACAACCTAAAGATAACAATTGGATGCAGGAAGAATTTCGAGGAAAGTGAGGAACTGAAGGATTTCAATCCACGTGATCCGAATTATCTACCTGTAGAGCCTGAACCAGAGGCAGAAACGGTTGATCTTAAGCAACAAATGATGGATGAAAGGAAAAATGCAGAGGAGTGGATGGTTGATTTTGCACTTCGAAGAGCTGTCACTGAACTTGCTCCTGCGCGGAAGAGAAGAGTAGCACTACTTGTGGAAGCTTTTGAAACGGTCACACCACAAACTAAACGTGAAAGCCTTGTGCAACATGTGATGCCAGCATTCGCTCATGCGAGACCAATGCAAGCTTGTATCTAATGGTGATAATCAAGGTGATCTTGAGAGAAATTAGAATAACCTTATTTGTTTCTCATCGTTATCATGCAGTATATTAGGGCTACCATTAAAAACTCTACCGGCTTACAATTATCTTATCCagtgtgctaggtttcaggactCAAGTAGAGGTTCAATATTTCGACTAACTTGCTGTTTCTCATGCTCCGAGAGTCTCTTCACACATGGAAGATTATGCAATTTATGCAAAGTGATGGTGTAATCTCCACTGAGCAGTAATCAGCAGAACTTTTATGGTATTTGGACATTTAAAGTTCTTTGTAAGAAAAATAAACTGTGTGCTATGTAGTTGAACTTGTTCATGGGGTCGGTATCCATCATGCAATATTGTGATGGATATTTTTATCCCCAAATATCggtattttatcggatatttttaTCCCCAAATATCGGTATTTTATATGTAGTATTTGTATgttatgtatttttatctaactATTAGAAGTAACCAAATCTCTAGTTTGCTTCTGTTTCCTATTTTTGTGCATGTATAGACAAACAACCACCATTCTCCTATGCAACTTTAAAATAATGAGCTCATACCAGTCATAGTTGAGCTCGAAATCACTACTAGCGAGGCAAACCTGCTTCACCTTCAGTTCATATATCAGTCGAACCTCACTGAAATCATCCCAAGCAACTAGAATATTCACATGCTATCAAGATTTCAATTGGCCTCCAACACCACAGATAGTAGTAACGACCGATTTCTAATATGATTCGCAGTATTTAACAGATGCAATCGTCCAAACAAATGAAATTACATGTGGAAAGCTAAATTTCTATCGGTAATTCTCTACATATGAAAAGAGTCGCAATTAATTCCACTGTGAATTTCATTTGAACAATTGAACTGTAGAAGATCGAAGAAAACCAGCTAAAGctcaaacaacaaaaaaatcagtATGCACGAGTTTATTGATACTTTACCTAGAAACGCCATTAACCAAATCCCTCTTGTACAGCAGCTTCTCGATCGTGTGAACATCTAGTAgtcatcttatcttcttgtgcagACTTGAAACACCGATGATTACCCAGATTTACTTGATTCAAGATTCATCGGGTGCGATTCAGTAACCCTCCTGATTTCGAAAATGGAGGGGTTTATAAATCAGgggttttgattgaaaaaatcaaGGGTTTTGACTTTGATTGAAATATTGCCTATGTTGGCAAGTGTGATTGGACGAACGTGCCCATAGTTGCTAGAAGCTTAGAAGCCACCGGTGCAGACCCATACTACACGTCGGTTGGTATCGGAAGACAAtttaacctggctaaattgggcaTATGCCACCTTATTTGGCCCTataactacatgacaaaatagggtcattgggagaaaattcatagaaaccccttatccaatatttatattaatgtccaatatacccttattaaattagtattaatttggattattaaataatgtttaatcaagttaatcctgaaattaactttcattaatcaagaatcaaaacttgtaaaaaaaaaaaaatttactcgatccagaatcggtttatgttagtgcATTTGTAACCCGATTCTGGCTTGAGTTTTACGCTTAGGAAGATGTAAACCCAGAATCAGATTTTAATCAATACCGACATAAACCGATTCCTAAAATCGGGCTTTTGTGATGCATATGTAAACCGATTAtgccttactttcagaaacaaaatattcattacatagtttaggaaattagcgcacTACATATATATAGGACTCAGTATGGGAATtttagaatttgacacatcaaatgctcatcaatgaacctccgagcacgtcggtacaacgtcgtatattctttgtggtgaatgaattttctttccccattacgaattctccatagcccgtAGAAACGTTCCtgctgaaattcaatgaattcttatatgttagtatgtgaaactagtgtagttgacatgggtataaaaatgatagcattactcactttttccctaagaggagctcttggatgatagtggtacaccatatttctaactatCATGTACTCTCGCATTTCCCCTTTAATGTATTGGAATCGaaatgccaagtctctccatttgcggttgttgggattcgcggtacgcccataaaataactctttaactcttttccaaaacattgaatagatttcattcggacgttcacggaacgtattagcaaaggatttaacgagacacaaatcttcatgcGGTTctcattccattttctaggctaagtgtgtgatatGGGAGTGAGTGAGAGAGGTTGTCCCTATATAGATAAGgactcaacgactatttttttcaaattcaaatcaaacaatcggattttatgtacgtccacataaaccgattgtgtcgttacaaaatcatataaattgtGCCTCTCAacttgaggtggtgggtcattgatgctGGTCCCTTTGGCTTTACTCCCCGTGGCCCTTCGGTGAGAAGCATTCAAATTTTTACCGTCTTTTCGACGAGGTCCCAAAGGCTTAGGAGTAGCATGGTCATGTttcctcttatatttcttttcggcttgatttttttttcatgtaGAATACGGATTAAGCGACAAAAAACAATGGAACACAACATTTTTAAAGTCATGGTAaataatcggtttactcgatatacatataaaaccCGATTCTTAACATAATGCAATCCACAATCGGGTTTTGTTATGTGCTAATGTAAACCGATTCCtggaatcggtttactcgatatacatataaagttCGTTTCTAAACTAAACAATCGGTTTTTTTGAAGACATATGTAATTCGattcctaaaaaaaaaagatccaGGAACATTGGCTACCACAATCGGTCTATTTATACAATAACGTTCCCCGTTTCCTTTTCACATACAAAAAAATCGGGCTATAAGTTTATGAACAAAATCCGTTTCTAATAAGAATCGGTTTACTTCGTGACTAACGTAATCCGATTCTATGAACACTGAAATTTTTTTATTGCAAAAttctcgatttctaacctaaagcatgttactaaaacctagtttagaggattgggttgatagaaaagtacctgattcgacccatttcttccTGTTGTGCGATACGAGCGGCTTCGGATTGTTCTTGCACTTCCCTCGTTCTATTTCGAATCGCTTCATCAAGTCTGGGATCATCGTCGCTAGAATAATTCTTGTTAGTAGCATACTTCATTCTTTTTGTTGGGTTcgacattttatagaagaaagaaaCGATTAATCGTCGTCGATCATCGGcgatttttggtttgaaaaaaatggaaaaagaggGAGTGGAGGAGGAGATGAATCGGTTTTtatgttaaaaataaaaactgatttttgttagttaggtttattaaggattgatggggataatttagtaatattaatatttttttgaggATAATTTTATTAGTTTACATaaatattagacaccccttatcatttgaaTTGGTTAGATGAAGTAATCTATagaccccaattaagtggcatagaccccaatttagccaggcaaTTTAATGCAGTTTTTTCTTTCCCTTTGGATAAGCCTTATAGCCCTTTTGGGGAAGGGGTTCCACGGCACATGGAAGAGGCGTTAAGATCCAACTTAAAGCGTCCAAGTGATTTGATGCTCAATCCGACAACTACAATTGAGATCCAACGACACAAACTAGAGAGGGCAAGTCACTTGGTGCTTTTGGAAGATTTTTGGCCACAAGGGTTGGCCTCTCCGTGCTCTATCCCAAAGGTTAAAGTGGCaactagaggtgtaaaacgtgttgGCCCGGCACAGTCCGATACACGAAATCAcgtgcttcacgtgccatgtgTCGTGCTATGTTGCGCCAACAATTTAAACGCGTTGTGACGTGCCGTtctttactagtcaaaagctacGCACAACACAGCCCACGGGCATGTGTTGTGCCATGATGTGTCATGGTAGCACACGTgttataaacaatttgaaatcacttaatggtatacattaagtcggacattatcacgagaatctaaatagacaacatatcatttaagattatttcagaaattatttcaaataaaattaacaagtttattcaataaaaaaaaatagccCATCAAATGTAAAATTGGAACATTGTCATGTAAAGTAATTGTTCTAGTCAAAtatatatgtgttgttataaaaataagccaGCATAACAATGATAAAATGTCAAAGCCTAGCTAGAATAAgattcttttgtgaaatatacacaaaatgtgatgtattgtgtcTTGTTATATAGTGTATTTGTGCATGccatgacgtgctttcttaacgtgttgtgctgggctgggccacgtgcttatccgtgcTGCGTGTTGTGCTGTGCTATTGTTAGGTAACCCAGCACAACCCATGAAACTAACATGCTGGGCTAAATCACGTGCTGGACTAGGCTGGGCTGGACTCAGATTCTAGCGTGATGGGTTGGGCTGTGCTCGGACAGGCCGGCGTAAAACCTATGTTCGATTCTTAGAAGATATTCTCTAGTCGAACCGGTACTTGCTAATGAATAAGACTTTAGATTTGGATTTGGGTTGGGCTGTGCTCGTGCTATCAcagcccaatttacacctctactgGCAACCAATTTCAAAAATGAACACTGTAGACTTGCCCTCATTCTCTAATCATTGAAGAAGCACCAAGTTTGGAAGATGGAACTTGGACACCACCTTAATGATTCCTATAACGATATGATTACGCCGAGCTATGGCTGGCTAATCCACCCACTAGTTGTACTAGGTTGAATAATTGGATTCCAGGTCGATGTAGACTCGACAAAGAAGAAAGTACCATAGCTGGCGATTCTTAGGTTGATACAGTAACAAAATGTTAGGCTGGTTCGATTTGACCAGATGAGAAAGATGATTGCGTTGCGTTGTAAACTTCATTTCACTCTTACCAAGAAACATAAATTAAACGTGTGATCTAACAGTATTGGATTGGATATTCTACATCATTGTTTTTGTATCCGGATAACTTGcatttttctttatctttcttgaaaTGTTCATGGATTTTCAAATGAAAAGCAAAATTTAAATGGTACAACATGATCAAAACTTTTGCGTAAACACTATGCATTTCAAATAAACAAAACTTCGAATTCTTTGTACAAAgtgaaaaaagaagagaaaaacacaAAACACCAATATCACTCTCTTTTATCCTCCAAACCTGATAAAAAAAACTAAAGTAAACTAATCAATCATACCTCCTACACCTCCAAGCTGAAACAGAAAAAAGTGACCGATCTTGCCAACATAATACCaaacaaccattttcttcttttatGTTGTACCCATCACAACCATAATTCTGCAACAATCTCTTGGCCTGTAAATGTCCATAGTAGCTCATCGGGACTCTGCCAAACCCTGCAAAATCAAATCTCTGCATCCACTTGGCAAGCTTCTCGTGCCTCTCTTTCCTTTCGGTTCCTTCGCAAGCAATAATGTTCTTAATTTCCTCTCCGAACAACATCTTCTCAACCTTGATTCTCTCCATTGAATTCCTAGATATGGTCGACTCTAAGCAGTCGAACAAAGATGCATAAAAGTAAAGTGCTTCTAAGAGTCTCTCCATGAATGTAGATCCATTATGGTTCGACTCCTGCTCAGTAACCACCATAATCTTTGGAGACAATCCCCATAGAGCTGCAAGTAAGCTCTCCATTTTGGGCGATGTGGATAAGGACGCTGGAGATGATGAGGCAGAATCAGGACTTGGGCTGTACCCGTTAACCATATCTTTCTCGAGCAATTCACCCAGTGTGCCCTGGTTCATCTGGAGAGCTCTTTGCAAGTTAACTGAATTCGAACTTCTGGATGCAGGTGGGGATTTTTTTCTAGCATTCTCATCATCAGAAGCCAAAAGAGAATGCAGTTGAAGAACGGAGCTGATAGCTAGAGCTTCTCCGGTTTTAACACGTAACCTTTCAACGTCAAGATTTTCTAATTTGCAAATGATGGGATTAAACTGAAATGGAATATCCAATTTCTCAGCTTCTTCAGTTAATCGAAGAGCGGTTTGGTCTAGAACCTCCTTCTGTTCATGAATGCCAGTGATTCTCAAGTGAGGGGGACCATCTGGTCGTGCACTCAAGGCTTGAAGGAGAGCAATCCATTGTGCGGGCTCAGCcgcattcatatcaataatatgAACCATCTTTTCACCTTCCATGGCTTCTAAAATTGCCTGGTTTGTGATCACAAATGAAAGCTTTACAAAGGGGAAAAGCTCGAAAAAAAGTTTACGAGCAAGAATTCCTTCCGAGATTGAAGATAGCCTGGTGGAGTTGAGGGCTTTATGTAATCCAGGCCAAGCTTTTAGAATCCTATCAGCTAGTGCTTCAGTGAAGTAAGCAGCAATCCTTTGCATTGTATCTCCATCAGGAGAAGCAAGGTGTGATATTTGCTCGAGACCAATATTGGCATTTTCTAGGCTACCAGCGGCAACATGATTTGCACAATAGAGTATGAGATGGATGAGATATAATCCACGTTCTTCCGATTTTAATTCGCGAAGCCATGGATATGGGGATCCTAAACTAGGGGAAAGTGACATTAAGGAGAAAAACTGAAGAGGTGATGAAGTTACTGAAGATGATCCTTCGTCTTGAACCATTCTTGCCATCAACAAACAAGATTTTGTCTCTCCGTTTTTCGAAGAGAAATGAAGACAACAGTTTCTGAAGAAGAACAGCTATGACCCAGACCAAAATTTGACAAAAACGATCCTGAATGTGGAAAAAAGTTCACTATTTATTAGTATCGAATTGGCCGTACCTTTCAGAAGAATTAAAAGACAAGAAATGGAAATATTCACTGATTCACACCAGTTTTTCATAAGAATCTAGTAAAAATAGACCGATTCACTTAAGACTTCAGAGTTGTAGATTTTAAGGAATCAGATTTGACAAAATGGGTAGACTAACAGCTCATCAgtccaaaaacaaaaagaataactAACTTTTAGTCTAGATTTGAGAAGAATTTAAAGAAGAACAGTTAAATTTACAAGgataaaaaatgaaaatcagaAATACAAAAATCTAACAAACTGAAGTACTGAATCAAGTAATTTGTAGAGTTAGACAAAACTTTTACTAACAGATAAGAAGGAGAAAAAAAGAGTGAAGGGAAAGATGATATTACCAGAAAGTAGTAAACTAATCCTCAGTTGCTGTAATAACTGAACGAAATCCCTTTTTGGGTATTCAAATTCATGAAAAACCCAGATAAACCCCTCTGGGAATTTTcgtttttatgaacttttttttgAAGAGTAAAAGTTTAAGTATTGTTTCCCGACGTTTTTCTGTTAGTTTCTTCTGTAAATATGAAagaaagagaattagggttttgtttctgATCTTCCAAAGCTAGCTAACTAGCTGTTTGTTGCAGAAGAAATGTTGATTGAACTAAGACTATTTTGAACAAACTCATTTTCTCTTTTTCATTAGCTGCGTTGTCGACAATGCAGAGAGGGCCAATTTGTTTGTCTCTATTCATTTGGTTGTCGTGTTGAGGAGGAATATATATCCTGGTGTTGAATGAATATTTAGACAAGCTCAGGAGTAACGACTACTCTAACATCTTAACCGCTCAATTTCTCTCTACTTCAATTCAATCTACTTTTCTCACTCGCCATGTTTGTTTGTTTGGTACAGCAGTTGAAAACGTTGTCATACAAAAAAGAAACGAGTTGACTCGGGGCACATGCTACTCGCTCTGACACGGATTCTATTCCAGAAATCCAGCATTGACTTGCTTTTTGTTCCATGGATAAAAAGAAGTTCAAAAAAGAATGAATGTAAACGAAGTGCTTGTTTTACTAGAATTGGATAGAAAAGATCAACATGCTAAAAATATACAGGATGTGACGTTGAAAAGGAAGATCCGTTGATACAGTTATTCTCGTCACAACTTCGTTATTACCGGGTATAAAAAGATATAAATTTGATGTGCTGCAACCCTGGATAACAGGATATAAACTTTTAAccgataaaaataaataaatatttgcgacTCAGAAATGTGGCAAATGAAGAAATCAATGGAATCTCTTTTGTTTTAAAGAGTTCCAGTCAAAAATGAAGTAACGACTATTCTAACGTCTTA encodes the following:
- the LOC113310528 gene encoding calmodulin binding protein PICBP-like: MVQRKQPGKLSTPIETKKSFVKSDKRSTTNKPLVSSAYSSQNQDVRNKGGTDLKKKLKKSRSLKLLDLENIESSSPIKEKDKFKNCIQSPAVDLLKTPTKVSSPAATKVLETSPNYMKSTSSSNARKECSPVSSSRSSQTVFDSRNQKRRNSNNSKSSSLFPSPSGEKPGRSLTKSNSLKPVRTLTKTTSTKAGKPKKSSTAVLNQNINMSRATCSSTLKDSKFPNYLMINPGRSESEGTSVMKVCPYTYCSLNGHHHAPSPPLKCFLSAKRRLLRTQRSLRLKSLSPGGTKRPTKAKKETASGQLDFEGDSSTIKTDSVQETGMNFFVEIYAKPRETVDRRSNHDGEAEQIYGTTTSEAQNGFLKSIRDGAEAEINCDCCCIETNKSGSTVLVESESDEVVVQTSSELIWEEGEVVTQLFTEEVASPNLTNEDMLQKTSQENIEGSDTETADFESYEAYLILELDVCQDQLFLAEDTPEDQIHKDKESHLDHFFSGTISKSSVDKPCEELPASTGEKNGVPDVENDFFQENFQLGDHEVPFRAEVIDVNPNEEEEINCFEDDALIDHSPSYQIADLNAEIGQQPAPGEPYTELDVCKDQLSFAEDTAEEQIHTDKESHLDHCLSDTISESSDKPHEELPPATGEKNGVSDMENDFFQENFQLGDHEVPCRADVIDVNLNEEEENACYEDDALIDQSSSSQNTDLNAEIGQEPAPSEPYVDQLLLAADSEVGDEEEGPIDKINIEIEVCPTESPQQDDKCGVNVEHPLLLNDQSSINGIAENKEHTNKDKGEKMDHNSAGFKHAEEHNDLENYNLNCIEPGMIENIQAQEQKVETDATETTPCKSNSDDSVAQTSIMNARKKSHPEVTEISCNNLKITIGCRKNFEESEELKDFNPRDPNYLPVEPEPEAETVDLKQQMMDERKNAEEWMVDFALRRAVTELAPARKRRVALLVEAFETVTPQTKRESLVQHVMPAFAHARPMQACI
- the LOC113310929 gene encoding scarecrow-like protein 3 translates to MARMVQDEGSSSVTSSPLQFFSLMSLSPSLGSPYPWLRELKSEERGLYLIHLILYCANHVAAGSLENANIGLEQISHLASPDGDTMQRIAAYFTEALADRILKAWPGLHKALNSTRLSSISEGILARKLFFELFPFVKLSFVITNQAILEAMEGEKMVHIIDMNAAEPAQWIALLQALSARPDGPPHLRITGIHEQKEVLDQTALRLTEEAEKLDIPFQFNPIICKLENLDVERLRVKTGEALAISSVLQLHSLLASDDENARKKSPPASRSSNSVNLQRALQMNQGTLGELLEKDMVNGYSPSPDSASSSPASLSTSPKMESLLAALWGLSPKIMVVTEQESNHNGSTFMERLLEALYFYASLFDCLESTISRNSMERIKVEKMLFGEEIKNIIACEGTERKERHEKLAKWMQRFDFAGFGRVPMSYYGHLQAKRLLQNYGCDGYNIKEENGCLVLCWQDRSLFSVSAWRCRRYD